Proteins from a genomic interval of Lysobacter stagni:
- the ahcY gene encoding adenosylhomocysteinase — protein MNAQIKTFSTEGDYKVADISLADWGRKELDIAEHEMPGLMSIRKKYAATQSLKGVRVTGSLHMTIQTAVLIETLRDLGADVRWASCNIFSTQDHAAAAIAKSGTPVFAWKGETLEEYWDCTLAALTFPGKGADKYLGPELVVDDGGDVTLLIHKGYELENGSDWVNTPSGNHEEQVIKDLLKKVHAERPGFWHTVVRDWKGVSEETTTGVHRLYQLAEAGSLLVPAINVNDSVTKSKFDNLYGCRESLADGLKRAMDVMLAGKVAVVCGYGDVGKGSAHSLRAYGARVVVTEIDPINALQAAMEGFEVNTVESTLGRGDIYVTTTGNKDVLTLEHMSQMKDQAIVCNIGHFDNEIQVDKLNASGAVRLNIKPQVDKYTFKNGNAIFLLAEGRLVNLGCATGHPSFVMSNSFSNQTLAQIDLWANKDTYEAKVYILPKKLDEEVARLHLEKIGVKLTTLTADQAAYLGVAVEGPYKPDHYRY, from the coding sequence ATGAACGCGCAAATCAAGACCTTCTCCACCGAAGGCGACTACAAGGTCGCCGACATCTCCCTGGCCGACTGGGGCCGCAAGGAGCTCGACATCGCCGAGCACGAGATGCCGGGCCTGATGTCCATCCGCAAGAAGTACGCCGCCACGCAGTCGCTCAAGGGCGTGCGCGTGACCGGCTCGCTGCACATGACCATCCAGACGGCCGTGCTGATCGAGACGCTGCGCGACCTGGGCGCCGACGTGCGCTGGGCCTCGTGCAACATCTTCTCGACGCAGGACCACGCCGCCGCCGCCATCGCCAAGTCCGGCACGCCGGTCTTCGCGTGGAAGGGCGAAACGCTCGAGGAATACTGGGACTGCACGCTGGCCGCGCTGACCTTCCCGGGCAAGGGCGCCGACAAGTACCTCGGCCCGGAGCTGGTCGTGGATGACGGCGGCGACGTCACGCTGCTGATCCACAAGGGCTACGAGCTCGAGAACGGCAGCGACTGGGTCAACACTCCGTCGGGCAACCACGAAGAGCAGGTCATCAAGGATCTGCTGAAGAAGGTGCACGCCGAGCGTCCGGGCTTCTGGCACACCGTCGTGCGCGACTGGAAGGGCGTGTCCGAAGAAACCACCACCGGCGTGCACCGCCTGTACCAGCTGGCCGAAGCCGGCTCGCTGCTCGTGCCGGCGATCAACGTCAACGACTCGGTCACCAAGAGCAAGTTCGACAACCTCTACGGCTGCCGCGAGTCGCTGGCCGACGGCCTCAAGCGCGCGATGGACGTGATGCTGGCCGGCAAGGTCGCCGTCGTGTGCGGTTACGGCGACGTCGGCAAGGGTTCGGCGCACTCGCTGCGTGCCTACGGCGCGCGCGTGGTCGTCACCGAGATCGACCCGATCAACGCCCTGCAGGCCGCGATGGAAGGCTTCGAGGTCAACACCGTCGAGTCGACGCTGGGCCGTGGCGACATCTACGTCACCACCACCGGCAACAAGGACGTGCTGACGCTCGAGCACATGTCGCAGATGAAGGACCAGGCCATCGTCTGCAACATCGGCCACTTCGACAACGAGATCCAGGTCGACAAGCTCAATGCCTCGGGTGCGGTCCGCCTGAACATCAAGCCGCAGGTCGACAAGTACACCTTCAAGAACGGCAACGCGATCTTCCTGCTGGCCGAAGGCCGCCTGGTGAACCTCGGCTGCGCCACGGGCCACCCGAGCTTCGTGATGTCGAACTCGTTCTCCAACCAGACGCTCGCGCAGATCGACCTGTGGGCGAACAAGGACACCTACGAGGCCAAGGTCTACATCCTGCCGAAGAAGCTGGACGAGGAAGTCGCACGCCTGCACCTGGAGAAGATCGGCGTGAAGCTGACCACGCTGACGGCCGACCAGGCCGCCTACCTCGGCGTCGCCGTGGAAGGCCCGTACAAGCCGGACCATTACCGCTACTGA
- a CDS encoding sensor histidine kinase, with the protein MTRNELRFVAFNSLFGIAYAAFNLLFFSIFTRLNAIGVLVAVSLGVGVWIGTSVLRILAVRRRWLERGSASFVLRLVAGVLLAATATMVLVNLAIRIAVLAGWIPVPQESSAGQLVGYWANVAIIIGLWAAFWAGWSALARYRHGEIARLRAESQRSALELDALRARLNPHFIFNALNNVRALINEDPARARETVTRLSNILRHALEHSQRDWATLGEELGVVDDYLAVESVHYEERLRVRREIGVGALEARLPPMALQLLVENAIKHGIARQPGGGEVTLRARCENGALHVEVGSPGRIVVDTSRQGVGLAYLRTRLERGDAPGRFELRQDDARVLARLELPQ; encoded by the coding sequence ATGACCCGTAACGAGCTTCGCTTCGTCGCCTTCAACAGCCTGTTCGGCATCGCGTATGCCGCCTTCAACCTGCTGTTCTTCTCGATCTTCACCCGGCTCAACGCCATCGGCGTTCTGGTCGCGGTGTCGTTGGGCGTGGGCGTGTGGATCGGCACCAGCGTGTTGCGCATTCTCGCCGTGCGCCGGCGATGGCTGGAACGGGGCAGTGCGTCGTTCGTGCTGCGTCTGGTCGCCGGCGTGCTGTTGGCCGCCACGGCGACGATGGTGCTGGTCAACCTCGCCATTCGCATCGCCGTACTGGCCGGATGGATCCCGGTACCGCAGGAAAGCAGCGCCGGGCAACTCGTCGGCTATTGGGCCAATGTGGCCATCATCATCGGTCTGTGGGCCGCGTTCTGGGCCGGATGGAGCGCGCTGGCGCGCTATCGCCACGGCGAGATCGCGCGCCTGCGCGCCGAATCGCAGCGCAGCGCGCTCGAACTGGACGCCCTGCGCGCACGGCTGAATCCGCATTTCATTTTCAACGCCCTCAACAACGTGCGTGCGCTGATCAACGAAGATCCGGCGCGCGCGCGGGAAACCGTCACGCGCCTGTCCAACATCCTGCGCCACGCACTGGAGCACAGCCAGCGCGACTGGGCGACGCTGGGTGAGGAGCTGGGCGTGGTCGACGATTACCTCGCGGTGGAAAGCGTGCATTACGAAGAACGCCTGCGCGTGCGGCGCGAGATCGGCGTTGGCGCACTCGAAGCGCGACTGCCACCGATGGCACTGCAGTTGCTGGTCGAGAATGCGATCAAGCACGGCATCGCGCGCCAGCCCGGCGGTGGCGAGGTGACGCTGCGCGCGCGCTGCGAGAACGGTGCGCTGCACGTGGAAGTCGGCAGTCCGGGGCGCATCGTCGTCGATACCTCGCGCCAGGGCGTGGGCCTGGCCTACCTGCGCACGCGCCTGGAGCGCGGCGACGCACCGGGCCGCTTCGAGCTGCGTCAGGACGACGCGCGCGTGCTGGCGCGACTGGAGCTGCCGCAATGA
- a CDS encoding alpha/beta fold hydrolase, translating to MIRKSLAHKSVFRLTGYLMFGVLLLSGRAFAAPQAFEELQVEVIGKGRPVLMIPGLNSGPDTWRETCAALQADHVQCHLVQLPGFAGLPAAKDASKDAWLADMRDRLLAYIDARGLKRPVVVGHSLGGELGLQMAIARPELLEGLVVVDSLPFFPAATNPAATTDAVRPMAEGMRQRMLKQDDAAYRAGALAAVKGMAHAAERVATLQRWGEASDRATTTQAMYELMTVDLRPQLSKIRTPTLVLGSWAGYAPYGATLESTRAIFAREYANLSGVRIEMSQDGYHFLMWDDPQWVLAQVRGFIASPAPGK from the coding sequence ATGATCCGCAAGAGCCTGGCTCACAAGAGCGTGTTCCGCCTCACCGGCTACCTGATGTTCGGCGTGCTGCTGCTGTCCGGTCGCGCCTTTGCGGCGCCGCAGGCGTTCGAGGAGCTGCAGGTCGAAGTGATCGGCAAGGGCCGCCCCGTGCTGATGATCCCCGGCCTCAACAGCGGCCCCGACACGTGGCGCGAGACCTGCGCCGCGCTGCAGGCCGATCATGTGCAGTGCCATCTCGTGCAGCTCCCGGGCTTTGCCGGCCTGCCCGCGGCGAAGGACGCCAGCAAGGACGCGTGGCTGGCCGACATGCGCGACCGCCTGCTGGCCTACATCGACGCACGCGGCCTGAAGCGCCCGGTGGTCGTCGGTCACAGCCTCGGTGGCGAACTGGGCCTGCAGATGGCGATCGCGCGACCGGAATTGCTGGAGGGGCTGGTGGTCGTCGACTCGCTGCCGTTCTTCCCGGCGGCCACCAACCCCGCTGCGACGACCGACGCCGTGCGTCCGATGGCCGAAGGCATGCGCCAGAGGATGCTGAAGCAGGACGACGCCGCCTACCGCGCTGGCGCGCTGGCCGCCGTGAAGGGCATGGCGCATGCGGCCGAGCGCGTGGCCACGTTGCAGCGCTGGGGCGAAGCCTCCGACCGCGCGACCACGACACAGGCCATGTACGAACTGATGACCGTGGACCTGCGTCCGCAGTTGTCGAAGATCCGCACGCCCACGCTGGTGCTCGGCTCCTGGGCCGGTTACGCGCCGTATGGCGCCACGCTCGAATCGACCCGGGCCATCTTCGCGCGCGAGTACGCGAACCTGTCCGGCGTGCGCATCGAGATGAGCCAGGACGGCTATCACTTCCTGATGTGGGATGATCCGCAGTGGGTGCTGGCGCAGGTGCGTGGCTTCATCGCATCGCCGGCCCCGGGGAAATGA
- a CDS encoding LytR/AlgR family response regulator transcription factor: MTAMRPLRVLIVDDTRLARQELRTLLASIPDVDVVGEADDVPAARTAIDTLRPDLVLLDIQMPSGTGFDVLDGLEPAPPVVFTTAYDHYAVRAFERNALDYLVKPVEPARLGEALQRARARLPDAVAEVEPRGMLGADDQVFLREGDRCWFVAVREIARIVVDGNYARVWFRNECALLGRSLSALESRLDPGMFFRANRNTLVNLRMVKGVDLAVHDGYELELKDGSRVDVSRRQARELRERLAL, from the coding sequence ATGACCGCCATGCGGCCGCTGCGCGTGCTGATCGTCGACGACACGCGGCTGGCGCGGCAGGAGTTGCGCACGCTGCTCGCCTCGATTCCGGACGTGGACGTGGTGGGCGAGGCCGACGACGTGCCCGCGGCGCGCACTGCCATCGACACGCTGCGTCCCGACCTGGTGCTGCTCGACATCCAGATGCCGTCGGGCACCGGGTTCGACGTGCTTGACGGGCTCGAGCCCGCGCCGCCGGTGGTGTTCACCACCGCGTACGACCACTACGCCGTGCGTGCCTTCGAGCGCAATGCGCTGGACTATCTGGTCAAGCCGGTCGAGCCGGCGCGACTGGGCGAAGCACTGCAACGCGCACGCGCGCGCCTCCCCGACGCCGTAGCCGAGGTGGAACCACGCGGAATGCTGGGTGCCGACGACCAGGTGTTCCTGCGCGAAGGCGATCGCTGCTGGTTCGTTGCGGTGCGCGAGATCGCACGCATCGTGGTGGATGGCAATTACGCGCGCGTCTGGTTCCGCAACGAATGCGCGCTGCTGGGGCGCAGCCTGTCGGCGCTGGAATCGCGGCTGGACCCGGGGATGTTCTTCCGCGCCAACCGCAACACGCTGGTGAACCTGCGCATGGTGAAGGGCGTGGACCTGGCCGTGCACGACGGCTACGAACTGGAGCTCAAGGACGGCAGCCGCGTGGACGTGTCGCGGCGGCAGGCGCGCGAACTGCGCGAACGACTGGCGCTGTAG
- the metK gene encoding methionine adenosyltransferase: MSSYLFTSESVSEGHPDKIADQISDAVLDAILAQDKRARVACETLVKTGAAIVAGEVTTTAWVDIESLARRVINEIGYNNSDVGFDGHTCAIINMLGKQSPDIAAGVDRKKPEEQGAGDQGLMFGYACNEAPEFMPAPIYYSHRLVEQQAKIRKKKNSPLPWLRPDAKSQVTLRYDANHNVAGLDAVVLSTQHDPGIKQKDLVEGVYEHILKPVLPKKWLESLPKNKIHINPTGIFVIGGPVGDCGLTGRKIIVDSYGGMARHGGGAFSGKDPSKVDRSAAYAARYVAKNIVAAGLADRCEVQVSYAIGVAEPTSISVTTFGTGKIPDEKIEKLIRKHFDLRPYGIVKMLDLIHPVYQETAAYGHFGRKPKEVSYVDGAGKKQTATAFSWEKTDRADALRSDAKLK, translated from the coding sequence ATGTCCAGCTACCTGTTCACCTCCGAATCCGTCTCCGAAGGCCATCCGGACAAGATTGCCGACCAGATCTCCGACGCCGTCCTCGACGCGATCCTCGCGCAGGACAAGCGCGCGCGCGTGGCCTGCGAGACGCTGGTGAAGACCGGTGCCGCCATCGTCGCCGGCGAAGTCACCACCACCGCGTGGGTCGACATCGAGTCGCTGGCGCGCCGCGTGATCAACGAGATCGGCTACAACAACTCCGATGTCGGCTTCGACGGCCACACCTGCGCGATCATCAACATGCTCGGCAAGCAGTCGCCGGACATCGCCGCGGGCGTTGACCGCAAGAAGCCGGAAGAACAGGGCGCGGGCGACCAGGGCCTGATGTTCGGCTACGCCTGCAACGAGGCGCCGGAATTCATGCCGGCCCCGATCTACTACTCGCACCGTCTGGTCGAGCAGCAGGCCAAGATCCGCAAGAAGAAGAACTCGCCGCTGCCGTGGCTGCGTCCGGACGCGAAGTCGCAGGTCACCCTGCGCTATGACGCCAACCACAACGTCGCCGGCCTCGACGCCGTCGTGCTGTCCACGCAGCACGATCCGGGCATCAAGCAGAAGGATCTGGTCGAGGGCGTGTACGAGCACATCCTCAAGCCGGTCCTGCCGAAGAAGTGGCTGGAATCGCTGCCCAAGAACAAGATCCACATCAACCCGACCGGCATCTTCGTGATCGGCGGCCCCGTGGGCGACTGCGGCCTGACCGGTCGCAAGATCATCGTCGACAGCTACGGCGGCATGGCCCGTCACGGCGGTGGTGCGTTCTCGGGCAAGGACCCGTCGAAGGTCGACCGTTCGGCCGCCTACGCCGCGCGTTACGTCGCCAAGAACATCGTCGCCGCCGGCCTGGCCGATCGTTGCGAAGTGCAGGTCTCCTACGCCATCGGCGTGGCCGAGCCGACCTCGATCTCGGTCACCACCTTCGGCACCGGCAAGATTCCGGATGAGAAGATCGAGAAGCTGATCCGCAAGCATTTCGACCTGCGCCCGTACGGCATCGTGAAGATGCTCGATCTGATCCACCCGGTGTACCAGGAGACGGCCGCCTACGGTCACTTCGGCCGCAAGCCGAAGGAAGTGTCGTACGTCGACGGCGCCGGCAAGAAGCAGACCGCCACGGCCTTCTCGTGGGAGAAGACCGACCGCGCCGACGCGCTGCGTTCGGATGCGAAGCTGAAGTAA